The nucleotide sequence GCCTGTGGTCTTCGACGAGCCCCGCAGTAGCTTTCTTCATCATCTCAGAGATGCATGCAGCGCCACCGATACGGTCCTGATATTCGACGAGATGTGGACAGGCTTCAGGCTGGCAAAGGGCGGTGCACAGGAGTATTTTTCGGTCCGCGCCGATCTGTCCTGTTATTCAAAGGCCTTGGCAAATGGAATGCCGCTCTCGGTACTTGCAGGGAAGGGTGAGATCATGGAGCTCCTCGAAAGAGACGTCTTCTTTTTCACAACCTTTGGAGGCGAGGCCCTTTCCCTCGCAGCTGCCCGCGCAACGCTGACAGAGATACGAGACAGGGATGTTCCGACCTACCTTGCCCGTCAGGGCGAAAGGCTTAAGGCAGGCTACAACGAGCGAGCCGAAGCCCTGGGAATGGACTACACGAGATGCAAGGGATATCCCTCAAGGACGATCATTACCTTTGATGCTTCCGCAGGCGACCCCCTTGCCATGAAGTCCCTCATGCAGCAGGAATTGATCAAGCGCGGAGTGCTCTGGTCGGGGTTCCATAATCTCTGTTTCAGCCATTCTGATCGGGATGTGGACTATATGCTCGCCGTGTATGAAGCCGTCCTTCCCATTCTGCGGCAGGCGGTAGAGGAGCAGCGCGTGGCAGAGTATCTTCGGGGAGCAGCGGTGGAACCCGTCTTCCGGAAGACGGGGAATTTCGATATGAAACCGGTGGGGAGACGGCTATGAATAATGAAATAAGGGAGCTCTTTAGCCTGGAGGGGAGCGTCACGATTGTGACCGGTGCCCTCGGCCTCCTCGGCCGGGAGCATTGCCGCTGTCTTGCACAGGCAGGCGCCCATGTGATCGCAGCCGATCTTGCAGAAGAGCGCTGCAGGGAATTCGCCTCGAGTCTTCCGACGCCCTCGCGGGGATACTTTCTCGATGTGACTGATGCCGATTCTGTGCGATGGCTTCTTGACGCGGTCATGAATGAATTCAGCCGCATCGATGTGCTCGTGAACAATGCGGGGGTGAACGATATGTTCGAAGACCCTCTCCTCGCCCTTCAGGAATCCATGTTTGAATACTATCCTCTCCAGATGTGGAAACGGTTCATGGATGTGAACGTGTCGGGTGTCTTCCTCTGCTCACAGGTCTTTGGAAGCCAGATGAAGAAGCAGGGAAAGGGAAGCATCATCAACATTGCATCCACTTACGGTATTGTGGCTCCGGACCAGTCGCTCTACCGTACACCTGCGGGGGAGCAGGCGTTCTTCAAGTCCCCTGCCTATCCGACGAGCAAAGGAGCCGTCATCGCCTTTACCCGCTATCTTGCCGCCTACTGGGGACCTGCCGGTGTTCGGGTGAACGCCCTCTCGCCGGGAGGGGTCAGAAACGGACAGGATAGTTTCTTTGTTGAGAAGTACTCCAGTAAGACACCCCTCGGCAGGATGGCCAATCCCCATGACTACCGGGGTGCCCTCATCTTCCTCGCAAGCGACGCCTCGAGCTACATCACCGGTGAGAACCTCGTTGCTGACGGCGGGTGGACCATTATATGAGCGATGGAATGAAGGAAAGAGCGGGGAGAATAAGGCTCCTCCTTACTGACATCGACGGAGTCTGGACCGACACGGGAGTCTATTATTCGGAGCGGGGCGAGGAGATGAAACGATTTTCACTGAGGGACGGGATGGGTGTGGAACGGCTCCGCAAACTGGCGGGGATCGAGACCGGCATTGTCACCGGCGAAAACTCCGGCGCCGTCATGAGGAGGGCCGAGAAACTCGGGATCAGGGAGGTTCACCTTCAGGTCCAGGACAAGGAAGCGACGGTGAGTGAAATCATGAAGAGACGGGCGCTGATGCCAGAAGAAGTCGCATTCATCGGTGATGACACGAACGACATCGGTGCGATGAATGCGGTCGGCCTCTGCGCGTGCCCTGCCGACGCCGTGCCGGAGGTGCTTCAGATCGCCCATTTCGTTTCGACGAATAGAGGAGGCTTTGGGGCATTCCGCGAGTTCGCGGAAATGATTATTTCCCACATAACCAGGCCGGCATAATTAGGGAGGTACAATGAATCACGCAAGAAGAGTAAGGGTGAAGGACCGATTCATCGGTGAAAATGAACCGGTGTATATCATCGCTGAGATCGGCATAAACCACAACGGCTCCTTGGACCTTGCACTCCAGTTGATCGACGGCGCCCTCTTCGCGGGCTGTAATGCAGTCAAATTTCAGAAACGCACACCTGAGCTTTGCGTGCCCAAGTCCCAGTGGCACCAGGAACGGAACACCCCTTGGGGGAGGATGACCTATATCGAATACCGTCACAAGGTTGAGTTTTCCGTTGAGCAGTATGCGCGGATCGATGCCTATTGCAAGGCAAAAGGGATAGACTGGTTTGCCTCGTGCTGGGACGAGGAGTCCGTTGACGTTATCGAGCAGTTCAACCCTTCGATCTACAAGGCTCCGTCAGCCTCTTTGACCGACATCCCCCTCCTCAAGAAGATGAAGGCGACGGGAAAGCCCCTCATCATCTCCACCGGGATGTCAACAGCTGAGGAGATCGGTGAGGCTGTGCGTCAGCTCGGTACGGACAACCTCCTTATCGCACATTCCACCTCGGCTTATCCATGCAATGTCACCGAGCTGAACCTTCGGATGATCAGGTCTCTCCGGGAACAGTATCCTGAGACGCCTATAGGATACTCAGGGCATGAGGTCGGTCTCGCCCCGAGCTGGGCAGCGATCAGCCTGGGCGCAACCTTTATCGAACGGCATGTCACCCTCGACAGGTCAATGTGGGGGACCGACCAGGCGGCATCTGTCGAGATCATCGGAATGTATCGGCTCGTCAAGGACATCAGGGACATCGAGAAGGCGATGGGCGATGGAGTAAAAAGGGTCTATGAAAGCGAGATGAGTGCGCGGGGAAAGCTCCGCAGACAATTCGCGGAAAAGGAGCGCTGTCTGGCATGAGAATGCACTGGATCTATCTTGCTGCGGCAGGGCTTTTTGAGATAGGCTGGATATTCAGTCTGAAATTCTCTGAAGGCTTTACCAGAGTGGCGCCGCTTATTTCTTATGCCCTCTGCGGACTGGGAGCGGCCTTTTTCCTTTCTCAGTCTCTGAAAGAACTTCCCGTTGGATTGGCCTATGCAGTCTGGACCGGAACCGCTATTGTTGGCAGCAACGTGATTGCGGTCCTCTTCCTTGGCGAGCCCGCGAGTGTGGCGCGCATACTTTATGTCCTCATGATCGTGGGAGGTGTCGCAGGCCTAAGGCTTTCGACGTAGCATGGGAAGTCCTGTCGGGTGATGGCATCGGCGGTCTTTCACGAGAGGGCTTGCTCCATGGTGTGCATTCGGCCTCTCGCCGGTGATCGAGGCTGCCAAGGTGCTGCGGGAGGAGCGATCGAAGCAGCAGACAGCAGCGCTATGAACCCTCCCCTTGCACGCATAAGCCAATCCGGCCTATGATCATACTGTGTGATCATTTTTTTTGTATATAATAGATGTATGCAAGGAAGAGGAATGATCCCTTTACTCATAATTCTTCTCCTGGCTTCTCAATCCTTTGCCGAACCTGCCGAGCCACGCGTTAATACAAAAGAGCTGGAGACCAGGATCCATGAGCTGATCAATATCGAAAGGCACCATGCGGGACTGAGGCCCCTCGCACTGGATGCAATGCTCACCGCCATTGCAAGGGGACATAGCCGGGACATGGCTGAAAGGGATTACTTCTCCCATAGAAGCCCCGAGGGAGAGGACTTCCTCTCGAGATATAAGAAAAAGGGTTTTGTCTGTTCAGTGCGTGTTGGCCAGCACATTTATGGGGGCGCCGAGAACATATCTCAGAACAATCTCTTCTCTTCAGTCACATACATGGACACGGGGGCCCATTACTCCTGGAACAGCCTTGAAGAGATCGCCCGTTCAACGGTCAGGGGCTGGTTGAAAAGCCCCGGGCACAGGGAAAATATCCTTCAGCCCGTCTTCAGGTCCCATGGCATAGGCGCCTCCATAAAAGACGGGAAGGTATATATCACAGAGAACTTCTGCTGAAGCCGCGTTTGGCCCCCGGAGAAAAGACGGGTGAATAATCAGGGTTAAACCCATTTCACCGCGGGCTCCTCCTTTTGAGGCCTCTCAGGATGGGCCGTGGGATACCCAAGAAGGATGGGACCGAATATTGTCTCGTCATCCTTGAGATCGAGGATCCCTTTTACCTCCTCGTCATCAGTCACCATGGAGCCGAAGCCGACCCAGCAGCTTCCCAGCCCCAGGGAATGAGCGGCGAGCATCATGTTCTCGCAGGCAAGCGGACAGGAATGGTCGGCGTAACGCCCCGATCCGATAACGAAGATGATCACCGGAGCGGAGTAGTAAACAGGATCGGGCAATTCATTGAGCCGCCGGGTGATCGTCTCATACCTCACAGGATCGGACTCCCTCACCAGATCGAGAATCCTCTTTGCGTTCGGAAGGGCAGCCTTGAGCAGCTTCTTCTTCACCTCAGGGTCTTCAATGACCACGAACCTCCATGGCTGGCTGTTCATTGCCGACGGGGCTTCGTTGCCTGCGTCGATGATCAGATCGACGATATCGCGGGATACCGGTTTTGACTGATAGGACCTGATTGACCTTCTCGTCCTTATCGCTTCGATGATAGCGTTCATACGTTCCTCCTTCTGTTTTCTCACATTATATCAGACTGCGTGGAGCCGGTCAGACAATCAAGGAGCGACACTCCCATCGGGCTTCTTGTCATAAACCTTAACACCTGGCGAGTACCCCGCCGTGACAAATATAAGACGGGTCCCTTCGGCAAGAACATTTCGGACTTGCTTAAGATCATAATTTATGCTATAAAGAATTCATAACTCATTCCTTTCAAGGAGGCGATATGGCAAAGGCTATGACGAAGTCTCAGATTGCTGACCACCTGGCAAAGAAGGCGGACATCAAGAAGGTGCAGGCCGCAATGGTTCTTGATGAAATTGCGAAGCTCGCTTACAAGGAGGCGAA is from Thermodesulfovibrionales bacterium and encodes:
- a CDS encoding CAP domain-containing protein, whose protein sequence is MIPLLIILLLASQSFAEPAEPRVNTKELETRIHELINIERHHAGLRPLALDAMLTAIARGHSRDMAERDYFSHRSPEGEDFLSRYKKKGFVCSVRVGQHIYGGAENISQNNLFSSVTYMDTGAHYSWNSLEEIARSTVRGWLKSPGHRENILQPVFRSHGIGASIKDGKVYITENFC
- a CDS encoding SDR family oxidoreductase, which gives rise to MNNEIRELFSLEGSVTIVTGALGLLGREHCRCLAQAGAHVIAADLAEERCREFASSLPTPSRGYFLDVTDADSVRWLLDAVMNEFSRIDVLVNNAGVNDMFEDPLLALQESMFEYYPLQMWKRFMDVNVSGVFLCSQVFGSQMKKQGKGSIINIASTYGIVAPDQSLYRTPAGEQAFFKSPAYPTSKGAVIAFTRYLAAYWGPAGVRVNALSPGGVRNGQDSFFVEKYSSKTPLGRMANPHDYRGALIFLASDASSYITGENLVADGGWTII
- a CDS encoding multidrug efflux SMR transporter, whose protein sequence is MRMHWIYLAAAGLFEIGWIFSLKFSEGFTRVAPLISYALCGLGAAFFLSQSLKELPVGLAYAVWTGTAIVGSNVIAVLFLGEPASVARILYVLMIVGGVAGLRLST
- a CDS encoding aminotransferase class III-fold pyridoxal phosphate-dependent enzyme, which codes for MPNTLDLNQSFPEITKSDELYRRAVGLIPAATQTLAKGPGQYVRGIAPKYLVRGKGSHVWDADGNEYLDFTMAVGPLSLGYCYEKVDNAIRAQLEEGITFSMMHPLEVEVAELIREMVPNAACVRFSKTGADVTSAAVRLARAYTGKNKILCCGYHGWHDWYIGVTDRNSGVPRCIQDMTHTFAYNDITSVLDSIDDDTACVILEPVVFDEPRSSFLHHLRDACSATDTVLIFDEMWTGFRLAKGGAQEYFSVRADLSCYSKALANGMPLSVLAGKGEIMELLERDVFFFTTFGGEALSLAAARATLTEIRDRDVPTYLARQGERLKAGYNERAEALGMDYTRCKGYPSRTIITFDASAGDPLAMKSLMQQELIKRGVLWSGFHNLCFSHSDRDVDYMLAVYEAVLPILRQAVEEQRVAEYLRGAAVEPVFRKTGNFDMKPVGRRL
- a CDS encoding HAD-IA family hydrolase, with the translated sequence MKERAGRIRLLLTDIDGVWTDTGVYYSERGEEMKRFSLRDGMGVERLRKLAGIETGIVTGENSGAVMRRAEKLGIREVHLQVQDKEATVSEIMKRRALMPEEVAFIGDDTNDIGAMNAVGLCACPADAVPEVLQIAHFVSTNRGGFGAFREFAEMIISHITRPA
- a CDS encoding N-acetylneuraminate synthase family protein yields the protein MNHARRVRVKDRFIGENEPVYIIAEIGINHNGSLDLALQLIDGALFAGCNAVKFQKRTPELCVPKSQWHQERNTPWGRMTYIEYRHKVEFSVEQYARIDAYCKAKGIDWFASCWDEESVDVIEQFNPSIYKAPSASLTDIPLLKKMKATGKPLIISTGMSTAEEIGEAVRQLGTDNLLIAHSTSAYPCNVTELNLRMIRSLREQYPETPIGYSGHEVGLAPSWAAISLGATFIERHVTLDRSMWGTDQAASVEIIGMYRLVKDIRDIEKAMGDGVKRVYESEMSARGKLRRQFAEKERCLA
- a CDS encoding nitroreductase family protein — protein: MNAIIEAIRTRRSIRSYQSKPVSRDIVDLIIDAGNEAPSAMNSQPWRFVVIEDPEVKKKLLKAALPNAKRILDLVRESDPVRYETITRRLNELPDPVYYSAPVIIFVIGSGRYADHSCPLACENMMLAAHSLGLGSCWVGFGSMVTDDEEVKGILDLKDDETIFGPILLGYPTAHPERPQKEEPAVKWV